A window of Candidatus Acidiferrales bacterium genomic DNA:
CAGATTCCTTACGGGGTGTTCCTGGCCACCGTGCTGGTCTTCACGGTGATTGCCGCGCTCGTGTACGGGCTCCTGACGTTGCTGGCGGGCGCGTCGGGAGATTCCCTGACACGCGAACTCTATCCCGGAAGTGTCGCCTCGCTCAACGACCTGATCGGCGGGCGTTGGGGAACGGCGGCGGTGGCCCAGGCTGCTGTGCGGGGCTACCTGCTGGCCTTTTTGCTGGTCGGTTATTTTGTGGTCTTCTATCTGGTTGCCGGGCGCTTCCTTCACGTCTTCGTGCAAGCGGAGGGGCCCTTTTCGAACATCCTGAACACCAAATTCCCGTTCCTGTTCCCGCTCCTGGTTGGGTTTCTTGCTTCGGTCACCGAGGAGTTTGCCTATCGCTTTTTCGGGATCACGGTGGTGAAGAAATATCTGAAAAGCACGGCGCTGGCCCTGTTGCTTCCGGCGGTGATCTGGGCCTTTGGCCACTCGAACTACCCGATATTTCCGGTCTATGTGCGGGGCATTGAAGTGACGATTGTCGGCTTGATCTTCGGCTACTTCTTCATCAAGTACGATCTGCTGACTTGCCTGGTAGCCCACTATGCGGTGGACGCGATCTTTGTCAGCGCGCCGCTGCTCAAATCATCGAACCGCTATTTTCAAATCACCGGAGTGATTGTGGTGGCTCTGGGATTGCTGCCGCTGATTCCGGCTCTGGTTGGTCTGGTTCGGCGCAAGCAAGCTTGAGACGACCTCTTCCCGCTTATCTGTTCCCGGATGGGAAAGGAGGCCTGGGTCCCTTCGCGGGCTGCTTCCGACCTCTTTCCCCTTGACAATCTGGCGGCGCGGCTCACCGGAAATGGCGGCGAGGCCAATTTGGATTCGCTCGGCCTGGCGGCCGATTGGAGCGTGCCGCTCGGCGCGGATTTTGCGCTTGCGGCGGGCCATCGGCCGAGCCCGGGCGCAATCGGTGTTGGAAGAGTTCGATGCCAGGCTCAATATTCCCATGCGCGATGGCGAGACACGTCCCGTAGAAAAGCGGTAGCCCTCTTGCCGTCGCCCGAGGCAGCGGGCGAGTTGATAGAGGGTGGGCACGCGGATGTCCTGCGCGTTCGAGCGATAGGCCCGGCGTTCCTTCTCCAGGGGATCGAAAACAGTATTCAAACAGATGCCGTGCTTTGCCGGGTTCACCCCCGTCACTACTCTATGCAGAACCCGCCAGGCGTACAAGAGTGATCCTCTCCCCCGGCATTGGCTTTGGCTGAAAAGGTGTGGCAGACTTACGATAAAGTATCGCTGGGAAGGCGGGAAGAACAGAGAGGTGGAAAATTTCGCTGTCCCGGATCGGGTATCGCAACAAGCCTCCGAGGTTGCCCGCCGGATGAAACAGCCCCGCCGAGGCGGGATGGAAACTGGCGTGCGCCCATGAATCTTCTGCCCCTTGCCGTGCCTGCTGCCCTGGCCGGGATCGCTGCCTGGGGCGCAGCGGTGCCGTCGTCCCAGCTCTTTGGGCGAACGGTGGTGCACCGCCGGTCCGCCAAGGGCGAGGATTGCCTCGAGGTGGCGCTTACCTTCGACGATGGCCCCAATCCCCGCTGTACTCCCGCGCTTCTCGACCTGCTTGATCGGCATGAAGCCAAGGCGACCTTCTTCCTGGTGGGAAGATTCGTCCGCCAGCACCCGGAGCTGGCAAGAGAAGTGGCGGCGCGTGGCCACGCTCTCGGCAACCATACCCAGACGCATCCGAATCTTTTCTGGAAAGGCACGGGCAGAATCGCCCGAGAGCTCGAGGAGTGCCACAGAGCGATCGAAGAGGTTTGTGCGGTGCGCCCCCGGCTCTTCCGACCGCCGTTTGGGTTTCGCGGCCCGCACCTGTTTCCCATCGTTCGGCGCGCGGGCATGGAAGTCATCATGTGGTCGGTCATGCCGAGAGACTGGAAGATGCAGCCGGCGGAACAGATTGCCGAGCGGCTGAAGAAGACGCGCAGCGGGGATATTGTGCTGCTTCACGACGGTGATCACCGGCGGACAAACGGAGACCGCATGCACACGGTGAACGCCCTGGCGCTGGCGTTGCCTTGTTTTGCCGAGCGGGGGTGGCGCTGCGTGACCGTTTCCGAATTGGGCAAGAAGGCCGGAGCGCGAGTATAATCGCAATCCCCATGGCTCGGATCCTGGTGGTTGAGGACGAAGAGAAGGTGGCGAGCTTCCTCAAGCGTGGGCTCGAGCAGGCCAGGCACGTGGTCGAACTGGCAAGCGACGGCGAGCGTGCCATCCATTGGGCGGAAACCAACGAATTTGATCTTGTGATTCTGGACCTGATGCTGCCGAAGCAATCGGGGCTCGATGTGCTCGCTGCCATCCGCCGCCGGAACGCGGCCCTCCCGGTGCTCATTCTGACAGCCAAGAGCGCGGTGAAAGACCGCGTTCGAGGCCTGGAAGCCGGGGGCGACGACTATCTTGTCAAGCCCTTTGCCTTTGCCGAATTGATGGCCCGCGTCGGAGCGCTGCTGCGGCGAGGCGCCCGCGAAACCATGAACGAACT
This region includes:
- a CDS encoding response regulator transcription factor; translation: MARILVVEDEEKVASFLKRGLEQARHVVELASDGERAIHWAETNEFDLVILDLMLPKQSGLDVLAAIRRRNAALPVLILTAKSAVKDRVRGLEAGGDDYLVKPFAFAELMARVGALLRRGARETMNELHVDDLVLDPIRHKVTRGGKEIELSQKEYLLLEYLMRNANQVVTRSMIAEQVWDESFEKFTNVIDVYISFLRNKVDSGCERKLIHTIRGVGYTLRGEGTVTGLERQAPP
- a CDS encoding polysaccharide deacetylase family protein — its product is MNLLPLAVPAALAGIAAWGAAVPSSQLFGRTVVHRRSAKGEDCLEVALTFDDGPNPRCTPALLDLLDRHEAKATFFLVGRFVRQHPELAREVAARGHALGNHTQTHPNLFWKGTGRIARELEECHRAIEEVCAVRPRLFRPPFGFRGPHLFPIVRRAGMEVIMWSVMPRDWKMQPAEQIAERLKKTRSGDIVLLHDGDHRRTNGDRMHTVNALALALPCFAERGWRCVTVSELGKKAGARV